In the genome of Acidimicrobiales bacterium, the window CGCATCGTCGAGACCGTCAGCCGCAGCCAGGACCTGCCGTTCGTGTCCGGCGACGCCGGCGGCGCCGAGGGCGTCATCGCCGTCGCCTCGCTGAACCGCATGATCTTCGGCGCGCTCATCATCGTGTTCCTGATCTTCGAGCCCCGCGGCCTCGCCGCCATCTGGCTGCGGGCCAAGGCGTACTTCAAGACCTGGCCGTTCTCCTACTGACCCGCCCACGAGGGAGGCCCATGCGCACCAACCGACCCCTGTTCCGCATCCTCGCCCTGCTGTTCGCGTTCGTGCTCATCGGCGCGGCGTGCGGCCGCGACGACGAGGACAGCGCCGACGCCCCGGCAGCCACCGACGACGGCGACGACGGCGGCGACGACACCAGCGACACCACGGCCGCGGAAGGCACCGACGAGGACGACAGCGGCGGCGAGCTGGCCACCGCGCCCGGCTTCGACGGCTCCACCATCAAGGTCGGGATCGTCACCCCGCAGACCGGCGGCGTCGAGGTCATCGGCAACCCGCTGACCACCGGCAACCAGGTGTACTTCGACTACGTCAACGACGAGCTGGGCGGCATCGCCGGCCAGTACCAGATCGAGACCGTCGTGGTCGACAGCCAGTACGACGCCACCGTCGGCCTCCAGCAGTACAACGCCATCAAGGACGACGTCGTGATGTTCGCCCAGATCCTCGGGACGCCGGTGGTCAACACCGTCCTCGAGCAGCTGCGGCAGGACAACATCGTCGCCGCCCCTGCGTCGCTCGACTCGTTCTGGGTGCGGGAGCAGAACCTGCTGCCGATCGGCGGCCCGTACCAGGTGCAGGCCATCAACGCCATGGACTGGTGGATCAACGAGGGCGGCGGCAGCACCGACGCCACCGTCTGCACGATGATCCAGGACGACCCCTACGGCGAGGCCGGCCAGGAGGGCGTGGAGTTCGCGGCCGAGCAGCTCGGCTTCGAGGTCGCGGCCACGGCCCGGTTCGGCGCCACCGACACCGACTTCACCGCCCAGGTCGGCCAGCTGAGCGAGGCCAACTGCGAGGTCGTGTTCCTCGTGTCGACCCCGACCGGCACCGGCGGCATCCTCGGCGTCGCCGCCGCCCAGAACTTCACCCCGCAGTGGATCGGCCAGTCGCCGACCTGGATCGGGCTGCTGGCCGCCTCCCCGCTCGCCGAGTACCTCCAGGCCAACTTCAAGGTCGTGGCCGAGGGCACCGAGTGGGGCGACGAGTCGGTGCCCGGGATGGCCGACATGATCGCCAGGCAGGAGCAGTACGCGCCCGACCAGGGCCCGGACTACTACTTCGCCTTCGGCTACAACCAGGCCCAGGCCGTCGTGCAGGTGCTCGAGGCCGCCGTCGAGAACGGCGACCTGTCCCGCGAGGGGATCATCGAGGCGATGAACAGCCTCGACACGCTGACCTTCGACGGGCTGTCGGGCGACTACGAGTGGGGCGCCCCCGAGGACCGCAACCCGCCCAGGGCGAGCACGATCTTCGAGGTCGACCCGGAGAAGCCGTTCGGCCTCGGCGTGGTCGCGAGGGACTACGAGTCCGAGGCGGCCGACGCCTTCGAGTTCGAGGGCTAGCAGCGCCGGGACGGCGTCCCCTCCCCGGTCCGGGCGGGCCGGGGAGGCGGGCGCCGCCCACGGTGCCCTACTCGTCCAGCAGGTCCTCCGCGGCCTGGCGGACCTGCCAGTCGCGGTCCCCGAGGGCGCGCCGGAGGGCGGCGTCGACCTCGGGCCCCTCGAAGGGGGCGAGCGCGAGCACGGCCCGGCGGCGCACGGCCGGGCGGTCGCCGGTCGCCGCCAGGATGGCCGGCAGGCCGGCCTCGTCGCCGATGGCCCCGAGCGCGGCGACGGCGGCCTCGCGGCACAGCGGGTCGGGATGGCCGCCGGCCACCCGGACGAGCGCGTCGACGGCGCCGGCCTCGGCCGGGGACCGCTCGCCGCACGCCCACGCCGCCACCTCGACGACGGTGGGGTCGGGGTCGTCGAGCAGGGCCACGACGGGCACGACGGGGAGGGCCGGCGACAGCTCGAGCGCCCGCCGCCGGACGGCCGGGTCGGGGTCGGCCAGCCCGGCCGCGAGCTGGGCCGGTTCGAGGCGTCCGAGGCGGGCGAGGGCGCCCAGCGCGGCGGCCCGCACGCCGCCGTCGGGGTCCCCCAGCGCGCCGAGCGCGGTGGCCGCGTCACCCAGGTGGCCGGCGAGCGCGACAGCGCGGCGCCGAGCGATGGTGTCCGATAAGTTCCGTCCTCTCGTGCCCACTCCTCCCCCTTCGGACTGCTCGCCGGGATCCGACCGCCCGCCCAACAAGCGACAGCAGCAGGCGGCCGCGACCCAGGACCAGCTGCTGGCCGCGGCGCGCTCGGTGTTCGAGGAGAAGGGGTACCAGGGGGCGACCGTCGGCGCCATCACCGACCGGGCCAACACCGCCCACGGCACCTTCTACCTGTACTTCCGCAACAAGGAGGACGCGTTCAACCGCGTCATCGCCGGCCTCTTCGACGAGATGCTGGCCGCGTCGGAGACCCGCTTCGTCGGCGGCGGGCCCCGGGTCGCCATCGAGGACGTCGTCGCTCGCTACCTGACGATCTACACGCACAACGCCGGGCTGTTCCGCACCCTGTTCGAGGCGGTGATGGCCAACCCGTCGATCTCGGAGAGCTGGGTGGCCATGCGGCGCCGGTGGGTGGAGCGCATGGCCCGCGGCCTGAACGGCCTCCAGCGCACCGGCCGCATGCGCACGGTCGACACCGAGCTGGCCGCCTACGTGCTCGCCGGCATGACCGAGTGGTTCGCGTTCACCCACCTCGTGCTGGGCGAGCCCCCGCCCGGCGACGACCCCGTGCCCCGGGCGTCGGCGGTGGTCGCCGACCTGTTCGTCCACGCCGTGTTCGGCCGGTTGGAGGACGACCCGCAGGGCTGAGGCGGCGCTCAAGTCGCGGTGCTCCCGTCCCGATGGAGGAGTCGGTGAAAGGAGCCACCGTGTCGCACATGGTCATCTTCCGCAGCGCCGACGGACGGCCGGGCTACCACCAGTCCGACGAGCTGGCGGACGCCGCCGCCTTCGTCGAGCGGCTCCGCAACGACGACGGCGTCGAGCACGCCCGCATCTTCCGCATGGAGGAGGTGACCTTCGAGTTCCGGCCGTACTACCGGGTCACCCTCGGCCACGAGCCGCCGATGCCGGCCGCCGAGCCGGAGCCGGCCATGCTCCCCGAGCCCCACGCGCACGAGGCCATGGCCCCGGAGGGGATGCCGGCCGAGCCGGTCCCGATGGCGGAGGCGCCGCCCATGCCGATGCCGATGCCCCCGATGGTCGAGCCCGACCACGTGCCCGTCGTCCCGCTCGGGGCCAACGGGTCGGTGGCCGGGCGCCGCGGCCTGTTCGGCCGCTGAGGTCGTCGACGGGCGGGCCGGGGAGGACGGCCCGTCCCGCCCGCGGCGTCCCGCTAGGCGAGCAGGCGCTGGAGCGCCACCACCAGCACCACCACGGTGACGGCGATGGCCACGGCGACGAGCACGCCGACGATCACGACGAGGACGGCGAGGAACACCGCCGACCGCAGCCGCTGCCACCAGCGGGGGGTCACCCGCTCCTGACGGGTGGCGTCCCCGCCGCGGGCGCCGACAGCTCGCGCCCCCGCCGGTTCCCCCCGACGGCGGGGGCGCAGGCGCGCCTCGGCGCGTGGGGATCGAGCGGGTGCCGTGGCAGGCTGGTCGGCGGTGGACACGACGGCGCCGAGCGTACCTCTCGACCCCCCGCCCGAGCCCCCGCGCCGGCGGCCGCACCGGCGGCTCTGGACGGCCCTCGGCGTGCTCGCCGGGCTGGTCACGGCGGCCGTGATCGGCTCGGCCTTCATCACCGTCCCCTACTACACGATCGCCCCCGGCAACGCCCGGGCCACCGAGCCGCTC includes:
- a CDS encoding TetR/AcrR family transcriptional regulator — its product is MPTPPPSDCSPGSDRPPNKRQQQAAATQDQLLAAARSVFEEKGYQGATVGAITDRANTAHGTFYLYFRNKEDAFNRVIAGLFDEMLAASETRFVGGGPRVAIEDVVARYLTIYTHNAGLFRTLFEAVMANPSISESWVAMRRRWVERMARGLNGLQRTGRMRTVDTELAAYVLAGMTEWFAFTHLVLGEPPPGDDPVPRASAVVADLFVHAVFGRLEDDPQG
- a CDS encoding HEAT repeat domain-containing protein, which gives rise to MRAAALGALARLGRLEPAQLAAGLADPDPAVRRRALELSPALPVVPVVALLDDPDPTVVEVAAWACGERSPAEAGAVDALVRVAGGHPDPLCREAAVAALGAIGDEAGLPAILAATGDRPAVRRRAVLALAPFEGPEVDAALRRALGDRDWQVRQAAEDLLDE
- a CDS encoding ABC transporter substrate-binding protein produces the protein MRTNRPLFRILALLFAFVLIGAACGRDDEDSADAPAATDDGDDGGDDTSDTTAAEGTDEDDSGGELATAPGFDGSTIKVGIVTPQTGGVEVIGNPLTTGNQVYFDYVNDELGGIAGQYQIETVVVDSQYDATVGLQQYNAIKDDVVMFAQILGTPVVNTVLEQLRQDNIVAAPASLDSFWVREQNLLPIGGPYQVQAINAMDWWINEGGGSTDATVCTMIQDDPYGEAGQEGVEFAAEQLGFEVAATARFGATDTDFTAQVGQLSEANCEVVFLVSTPTGTGGILGVAAAQNFTPQWIGQSPTWIGLLAASPLAEYLQANFKVVAEGTEWGDESVPGMADMIARQEQYAPDQGPDYYFAFGYNQAQAVVQVLEAAVENGDLSREGIIEAMNSLDTLTFDGLSGDYEWGAPEDRNPPRASTIFEVDPEKPFGLGVVARDYESEAADAFEFEG